In Cyanobacterium sp. T60_A2020_053, the sequence ATTAGGATGGGGTTTGCCTCATATTGCCAAACCTTCTTCTGTAGAGTTACTTCACTAAACCTATATAACGTCAGTTATTAATTCATTGTTCACAAATGATTTCAGACTGCTATACTATCATTTTAAATAAATAATGGTTTAACCCTTTATAAATAAAAATGGTGTGGTACATTTAAATGGGCATTATGATGATGAATAAAAAGGCATTACATAATAAGAAAACATTTATGCATAAAATAACATCTTTTACTTTGTTATTTGATAATTCATTTTTTATTCAACCTAAAAAAGTAATTTTTAAAAGAATATTCGATATAGTATTTTCGCTGTTGATATTAATTACATTTTCTCCTTTGTACTTGCTTTTGAGTGTTATTGTTGCTTTTAGTTCACAGGGAGAAATTTTTTTTGCACAAAAAAGAGTAGGTAAAAATTTTCGTCCTTTCTTTTGCATTAAGTTTCGGACTATGGTTGCTAATGCTGATAAAATCCTTGATAATTTATTAAAAAAATGCCCCCAAACCAGAAAAGAATTTCAAGCAAATTTTAAATTAAAAAATGATCCTCGTATTACCCGTATAGGTCTTTTTTTGAGACGTACTAGCCTTGATGAGTTTCCTCAATTTTGGAACGTTTTTAAAGGAGAAATGAGTATTGTTGGTCCTCGACCTTTAGTAATTGAAGAAATACCCATGTATGGTAATAAAATTAATCAAGTTTTAAAGGTGAAACCGGGTATAACTGGTTTGTGGCAAGTATCTGGTCGTAATAACATCCCTTATAAAAAAAGAATTTGTATTGATGTATATTATTCTCAAAATCATAATTTTTGGTTAGACTTATCGATAATTTTAAAAACTATTTGGGTAATAATCTTTGTTAAAGATAATGGAGCTTATTGAAAAAGATAAAAAGTA encodes:
- a CDS encoding sugar transferase; translation: MGIMMMNKKALHNKKTFMHKITSFTLLFDNSFFIQPKKVIFKRIFDIVFSLLILITFSPLYLLLSVIVAFSSQGEIFFAQKRVGKNFRPFFCIKFRTMVANADKILDNLLKKCPQTRKEFQANFKLKNDPRITRIGLFLRRTSLDEFPQFWNVFKGEMSIVGPRPLVIEEIPMYGNKINQVLKVKPGITGLWQVSGRNNIPYKKRICIDVYYSQNHNFWLDLSIILKTIWVIIFVKDNGAY